The Rhodoligotrophos appendicifer sequence CATGCTCCCCGGCGACATCGTAGACCATGAGACTATGGGTGAAGTAGTCGAGGTCGGATAGCGCGGCCAAGGGCAAACTCAAAAGGGAGAGCGTGTCGTAATCCCTTTGACAATTGTATGTGGTGAATGCGACCAATGCCGTCGAGGCAATTTCTCAGTATGCCAGCAGACCAACCGGAAAGCAGAGTTGAGCGACAAGGTTTTCGGCCATAGACGGCCGGCCTATTTGGCTACACGCACCTCACTGGCGGGTATCCGTGCGGTCAGGCGGAATATCTGCGGGTGCCCTTCGCCGACACGACCCATATCAAAGTGTCTGAGGCATTGAGGACTGATCAAGAAGATGCGTCTCTTTGTTTGCTTGCCCTTCTTAGAAGTTACCTGAATCGCTGAGAGAAACTGCGAGCGCCAACTCAGAAAATCACCCCCTCTTCTCGAACGTGGCTCTGGCTGAACATACTAGTCGAAGTCGGGGGTGCGGTCTGGGATTGGGTCCAGCCACGCCATGGGAACGAAACCAGCCTCTGTGCCGTAAGACACATGGCACCACCCCTCCTCACAGCCGAAAAGGTCAACTGTCCCTCCTGGCGGAACACGATATGTTATCTCGCAGGAGGAATTGGGTCCGCTGCGAAGGGGCGCGGGGCGCTGGACTTCCGCACGCCGAAGCTCCCCATCGGCCGAGCCCGACCGCGGATTGATGACTGAGGCACATGCCACCGGCAGTTCAGGCTCCTTTGCAAACGCTGGAATGCTAAGGGAGGCGCCCGGAACGACAGCCAGCATGGCACCGAGACTAACCTTAATGAGGCGGTTCATGGTGGCACCTCGTGTGCAGGTGGGAATTTGTAAGAAGATAGTCGACTGCCTGAGGCAGCCGACCATCCCGTTCACGGGAAGTGAGCTGGGTTAGACGTCGAACCAGCCGCCATCGCCCATGTCGTCACCGAGGTCACCGAACTCCGGCTCTTCTATGACTTTATTGTTGTTTTCGTCATAGCTGGTGTAAAGGCCGTCGTAATATTCATCCTTGGTGATCGCAGAGTTTGAATCGGCATCCCAAGTGTTGAACCAGCCATTCCCATAGCGCTCGTCGAAGGCCTGTCGATGATCACCAATGCCGCTGTCGAATTCCGACTGGGTAAGCGATCCATCCTTGTTGGCGTCCCAAGTGTCGAAGGCACGGTTATTTTCGAAACCGGCGCGAAACTCGGTGTTATTGATGCCCGAGGCTCCATCGGCATCCCAGTCACTATAGTTCGCGGCCATGACCGGCGCCGCCATCAGCGACAGCGCAAATGTGGAAGCAACGAGATTTGACGTGATTCTGTTAAACATGGTTGTTCTCCTCTTTTGGTTTTCTTTACCAGAAACGAGCATCGATCGCCGACGCTCAGGAGGGGAAATGTCTTGGGCCGCAAGATGTTCCCAAAAAACCATGAACAAACTGCAATATAAGCACACGAACTTGTGATAACATTGCATAGTCAATATAGATTTTTAGACGATTTTGTTAATATCAATCTTTAGTTATATTGTTGACCGGCAAGATTTTACCAAGTTTTCTATATTTAAATTACACGAAATGTTTCGTAGATTAATATTTATATAAATCTTCTTCTATTTACTCAAAACCCCCGATTGAATTCGGCAGGGAACAGGCTTGCTCAAAATCAAAGGAACGCGTTCGACCGCGGAAGGTTGTCTTTACATATTTCAGCGCGCCCTGCCTTCGCTGCAGGAGCAAAGGCAGTCGACGACCGCTTCAGGCGAAGAGTTCAAGGGCTGAGAGATAATCCCGCCGGGCGGCTGGTCATGCCGCGGCGTCAGCCTGGTTTTCACTGAGCAAGAGAGCAAGATCTGAATCATGGAGAGCGAAACCGAAAATCGCTTGAGCCCCTCGTCCGAATTGAAAGATTTGAATGAAGGTGAGAAGCTAGCTGTCGATCATCAAAGTCGCCCGAGCGCAGCGTTAATCCATGAGACCATTCGAGCCGAAGGGGAAAAGGAGCTCGAGCGCACCAGTATAGCGCTTATGCTGTCGGGATTTGCTGCAGGACTGTCCATTGGCTTTTCTGTCATCGTTCCAGCAATCCTCATGGTCGCCCTTCAGGACGCCCCATGGGAGCATCTTCTGACTGCGCTCGGATACACGATCGGCTTTCTGATCGTGGTGCTGGGCAGGCAGCAACTCTTCACGGAAAACACCCTCACCCCTGTCCTGCCTCTCCTGAAGGCTCCGACTGTCCATCGGTTTGGTCAGTTAGCAAGGCTTTGGTCTCTCGTGTTGTTCTCCAACATCATGGCGACATGGATCTTTTCGGCGGCTCTTGCGTACACGCCCATCTTCGATCAGGAGATCAAAATGGCCATCGCCGAGTTTTCGCAAACGACGATGAAGGCGGATTTCTGGCCGATGTTTCTCAAGGCCGTCTTCGCAGGCTGGCTCATCGCGCTCATGGTCTGGCTGATGCCGGGAGCCGGAGATGCCAAGCCATTTGTAATCATTATTGTGACCTATGTCGTCGCTCTCGCAGGCTTCGCGCATATCATCGCCGGATCGGTTGAAGCGTCGTTTCTCGTCCATGTGGGCGACGCCTCCCTGGCCGAATACCTGTTCCGCTTCTTTTGTCCGACCCTGCTCGGCAACACAATCGGCGGTGTTGCCTTGGTCGCCTTTCTGAATTTCGGGCAGGTGGCTCCAGAAATTCAATCGTGATGGAAAAGATTGCGCAGCTCGGCGGCAGCGACGTCACGAAGTGTGGGATGTTAGGTCCCCCACGGATCACACTTGTCTTAGGATGCAAATAGGGGACGGCACCTGCACGCCCTTAAATTTGTCGCTCTCGGCCAATCCAAGCGCTCCGCAAGAGACAGCACGATGACCAGCCTGTCCATTCGCTCAAGACGATCTCGGCTTCCTCAGATGCCTCCGCGTCACGTGGAAAGTGCCAGGCTCTACGCTGAAGGGGAAGGTTTCAGCTTTCTCAACCGCTCACTTGAATCCGCTGAGATGGCCAGCGGGGACTGATCTGGCATCGCGTTTGCCGCACTACCAGACATCCGCCGTCCTCTCTTCGGAACAAACTCTACAAACCTCAGTTCACAAAACAGGCAGCACTGCGAATAACAGCCGCGAGTAATCCCGTCACGAAGAGTTTGAGATGCTTAGGAATTTTGTTCACCGTGCGTTTCGTCACGAGTGGCCGGTTATGCTGTCCCTGATGATCGCCGCAAGTTCCGGATGGGCTCTCATTGAACTCGCTGAGGAGGTTATTGAGGGGAGTACGCACGTTGTCGATACTGCGATCCTCCTCGCCTTCCGCACTCCCGGCGACCTGGCTGATCCCGTAGGTCCCGGGTGGTTGGAGGAAATGATGCGAGACTTCACCGCACTCGGCGGCGTCGGAGTCCTCGTTCTGGTCACTGTTGGAGCGTGCGGCTACCTGCTGGTGATCGGCAAGGGTCGAGCGTCGACTGCCATGCTGGTCGCGGTCGGAGGAGGAATTCTTATAAGCACCCTCGCGAAAATCGGGGTTGACCGTGTCAGGCCCGATCTTGTCCCGCACGGATCCTATGTGCACACAGCAAGCTTTCCAAGTGGCCATTCGATGATGTCCGCCGTTGTTTATCTGACGTTGGCTACCATGCTCGCCCGGGTCGAGCCGCGTTGGAGCGCCAAAACCTACATCCTGGCATCGGCCATTCTTGTGACGCTGTTGGTGGGCTTCAGCCGGGTCTATCTCGGAGTCCACTGGCCGACTGACGTTCTCGCCGGGTGGTCGGTGGGCTGCGGCTGGGCGCTGAGCTGTTGGTTGGTCACGCTGCGGCTTCAGCACAGAGGCGAGATCGAATAAATTGAGAGGAAGCTGGGGAATGAGGAACGTGTCCGGGGTGAGGATGTTCGCGTGGTCGGTTATCGCGCTCACACTCGGTATCTTGAGCATTGCATCGCTTCTTCCCCTCCTTGGAACTGACTGGTGGCTGATCCGAATGATGGATTTCCCCCGACTCCAGTTTCTTTTTGCACTCATCATTGTGCTGCCGGCAACTTTGCTGCTGAGCCCCAAAGCAGCATTGTCAGGGGCGGCTGGCCTGATCGGGGTCTGCGCAATTACCTACAACATCTACAAGCTTGCTTCCTTCACGCCGCCAGCCGTTGAAGTGGCAGCAACAGTTGTCGAGTGTTCGCCAGGATCTCGAGTGCGCGTGCTCGTGGCGAACGTGCACCGCGGCAATGAAGGCGCCGAGGAGCTCATCGAGATCATTCGGAAAACAGAGCCGGACCTGTTCCTCGCCGTCGAAACGGACGAGTGGTGGGACATGGCTCTCCGGCAGCTTGAGCCGATTTTTGCTGAGAAAGTTCAGCAGGTAGCCGGCGCCAGGTCCTACTTCGGCATGCACCTCTTTTCGAAATTTCGCCTCCTCGACACTAAGATACTCTTCCCCGTCGGCGATCACGTGCCCGCGATTAAGACTGCGGTCCGGCTGCCTGGAGGGGAGACAATATCCTTCTACGGAATACATCCCCGGCCGCCTGGCCTCTTTCAGTCTTCAACCATGCGGGATGCACAGCTTCTGTCGGCGGGGCTTGCCGCGCGCGAGACCGATATACCGACGGTGCTCGCCGGCGACTTCAACGCGGTTCCATGGGATCATGTCTTTAGCCGCACATTAAGGACGGGTGGCCTGCTAGACCCCCGCATCGGTCGCGGTTTCATGCCGACTTTCAGTGCGCAGAATTGGCTCATGTCATGGCCTCTCGATCACATCCTCTTCACCGAAGAAATAGGCCTGATGCGCCTGCAGCGATTGCCTTCCTTCGGCTCGGATCACTATCCGCTGCTGACCGATCTCTGTCACATGCCAAGCCTTGCCACAGTGCAGGAAGCGCCCGGACTCGAATCGTCTGACGTAGAGGAGGCGGAAGCAGTGATTCGGATGGCACTCGAGGGCCGATAGGGTTTTCATGATTGGCCTCGCCGATAGCCGGCAGTTCGGCTGGCGCGGGTGGCATGAACATTCGGCTCGGAGCAGCCGCACAACGGCTCATGGCCAGCTGTTATCGCAAACGTTAGATCTAAGCCAATGCGGAGATAAGGACTGGCAAACAAGCCAGGATGGTGCGCGCGATTCTCCCTCCGCTCGCCATCATCTGGCCTCGGTCGTTGGGCTGTCTGGGGTTGTGGAAAATGATC is a genomic window containing:
- a CDS encoding SH3 domain-containing protein, producing the protein MVGCLRQSTIFLQIPTCTRGATMNRLIKVSLGAMLAVVPGASLSIPAFAKEPELPVACASVINPRSGSADGELRRAEVQRPAPLRSGPNSSCEITYRVPPGGTVDLFGCEEGWCHVSYGTEAGFVPMAWLDPIPDRTPDFD
- a CDS encoding formate/nitrite transporter family protein yields the protein MESETENRLSPSSELKDLNEGEKLAVDHQSRPSAALIHETIRAEGEKELERTSIALMLSGFAAGLSIGFSVIVPAILMVALQDAPWEHLLTALGYTIGFLIVVLGRQQLFTENTLTPVLPLLKAPTVHRFGQLARLWSLVLFSNIMATWIFSAALAYTPIFDQEIKMAIAEFSQTTMKADFWPMFLKAVFAGWLIALMVWLMPGAGDAKPFVIIIVTYVVALAGFAHIIAGSVEASFLVHVGDASLAEYLFRFFCPTLLGNTIGGVALVAFLNFGQVAPEIQS
- a CDS encoding phosphatase PAP2 family protein; translated protein: MLRNFVHRAFRHEWPVMLSLMIAASSGWALIELAEEVIEGSTHVVDTAILLAFRTPGDLADPVGPGWLEEMMRDFTALGGVGVLVLVTVGACGYLLVIGKGRASTAMLVAVGGGILISTLAKIGVDRVRPDLVPHGSYVHTASFPSGHSMMSAVVYLTLATMLARVEPRWSAKTYILASAILVTLLVGFSRVYLGVHWPTDVLAGWSVGCGWALSCWLVTLRLQHRGEIE
- a CDS encoding endonuclease/exonuclease/phosphatase family protein; translated protein: MRNVSGVRMFAWSVIALTLGILSIASLLPLLGTDWWLIRMMDFPRLQFLFALIIVLPATLLLSPKAALSGAAGLIGVCAITYNIYKLASFTPPAVEVAATVVECSPGSRVRVLVANVHRGNEGAEELIEIIRKTEPDLFLAVETDEWWDMALRQLEPIFAEKVQQVAGARSYFGMHLFSKFRLLDTKILFPVGDHVPAIKTAVRLPGGETISFYGIHPRPPGLFQSSTMRDAQLLSAGLAARETDIPTVLAGDFNAVPWDHVFSRTLRTGGLLDPRIGRGFMPTFSAQNWLMSWPLDHILFTEEIGLMRLQRLPSFGSDHYPLLTDLCHMPSLATVQEAPGLESSDVEEAEAVIRMALEGR